The nucleotide sequence TAATGCCAGTTGAGGTCGTCGTCGAGCCAGAAGTCCGCGGTGCTCCACGTCGGCGGCTCCGTGGGCAGAGCGGGCTCCACGGGGTCGACCGGATCGACGGGGTCGACCGGGTCCACGGGGTCGACCGGGTCCACGGGGTCGACCGGCGCCACCGGCGGGGCGACCTCGGGGAGGCCGGCCGGGATCTCCGGAGCGGCGGGTGCCACATCCGGCGCCGTCTCCTCGGCGGCGGGCGGAGCGGTCTCCTCCTCGACCGGGGGAGCCGGGCTCTCGTCGGCATCCGGGGTCTCGATCACCACGGGCTGCTCGAGGTCGAGCGAGGAGTCCGGCGCGATGTCGGTCGTGATCGACGACGGGTCGGAATCGGAGGCGCTGGGCAGCGAGGTCGCCGGGCTGGCCCCGGCGAGTCCCGGGACGATGGCGGCAGCGGCCACCACTCCGGCGACGACGAGGGCCGCCGATCCGGCGCCGACGACGGCGCCCATGCCCGTGAAGACCCCGCCCGTGCCGGCACCGCTCCCGGTGCCGCCGGCGGAACCCGCCCCCGAACCGGCCGCACCGGAGCCGGCCGCGGCCTGCCCGGCGCCGCCGTCGCCGACGAACACGGCGCCCGGGACGGGAGACGGCATCGCGGCCATCGCCACGAGCGGTGCGCCGCCACCCTGCAGGGCGGCGAGGTAGCCGGAGGCGCCGGTGACGCCCAGGACGAGCGGGAGCAGCACGAGGGCGAGGCGCTTCGACACGTCCTTCGCCTCGGCCGCCACGATCATGCAGCGCGCGCACTCGTCGAGGTGCAGCTCGAGGCGCTTGTGGTCGCGCGTCGCGAGGTTGCCGCGCGAGTAGGCGCCGAGGTGCTCGATCGTCCACTGGCACTCGGAGCCGGGGTTCGCGCTGCGCAGGTGCGCCTGGATCCAGGCCTCACGGAGACCTTCGCGGGCGCGGAACGCGAGCTGGGAGACCGCGCCGGCCTTCATGCCGAGGAGCGGACCGACCTCCTGCGGCTTCATCTGCTCGATCTCGGTGTACCAGAGCACCTCCTGCCACCGCGACGGCAGGCTGCGGAAGGCCTGGGCCGTGAGGCTGCGGTCGAGCGCCTCGTTCGAGGCGTGCTCGGTGCTGTCCGGGTCGGCGACGGTGTCGAGCTCGTCGATCGCGGTCTCGCGGCGGGCGCGCCCCCAGGCGGCGGCCGTGTTGCGGATGCTCGTGAAGAGGTAGGCGCGGAAGGACCCGTTGGGGCCACCGCCCTTGAGGATGGCCTGGTAGATGCGGGTGTACGACTCCTGCACCAGGTCGTCCGGGTCGATCGAGGAGGTCACCGAGCGGGCCACCGTCAACCCCGAGGGGTAGTGGCGTCTCCAGAGTTCGCCGAACGCCCCGCGGTCGCCGGAGCGGACGCGGAGGATCAGGTCGGCATCGCCGATGGTCTCGTCGGGGGTGGTGTTCTCTCGGTGCACAGTCATCCATCTGGTCCTGGGGGCGACGGATTCGTCTCCCAGGAGGAGAGACGCAGGAATGCGTCTTTCATTACGCGGTAGGACCATTGTCCCTCGAAATCGACGAGGGGGCCAGCCCCCGACCGGACTCGGAGCAGATCTTCGGGATGCGCATCCGGCCCGGCCTGGGGCCTCGGAAGGGACCGGCGGAAAGATTCTCGAAGAATTTTCCGAGAACCGCGTAATGAACCGGGGGTGCCCTCGTCTCTTCCCGTAGAGACAGCCGAAATGGACTCCACCGGGGGGCGGAGTTCCGGCGCTGGTGCGGGGGGCTGCACCAGTGGGCGGGTCGGGATCCTCGGGGGAGGAGCTCCCGGCCCCGCCCGCTCGAGCGGGAGGGAACGGGGCCGCCGATCTGGGGAGAACGGCGGCCCTCCACCCCGCACTGCGAGATGTGCGTCGCCGATCTGGGGAGTCCGGTGTGCGCGTCTCGTCCGATCGACCGGAGACCGCAACGCTGCGCGTCGCGCGAAGCGCTGCACACTCCTAGGCGGGCAGCGCCGGACCCGTCCACACTCGCGCGACGCGCAGCTCTGCGTCCAGGAGCACCGCATCGCCGACCATGCCCGATCGCAGGGCGCCCAGGTGCGCGTCCCGTCCGATCGCGTGCGCCGGGGTCTCGGTGAGGGCGCGGACCGCGTCCGGAAGGGGGACGCCCGCCGCGACAGCACGCCGCAGCGCGACGTCCTGGGTGAGCGTGGAGCCCGCGATCGACCCCGTGTCATCCGCCCGCGCCACACCGTCCTGGACCGTGACCTTCACCGCGCCGAGGTCGTAGTGGCCGTCCGCGCTGCCGGCGGCGGCCATCGCGTCGGTGATGAGCGCCACGCGCCCCGGGGCAGCGTCGAACACGAGCTTCACGATGCGCGGGTCGAGGTGCACGTCGTCGGCGATGGCCTCCAGGATCACCCGGTGGTCAGCGGCCGCGGCGAGGACGGGACCGGGAGCGCGGTGATGGATGCCCGGCATCGCGTTGAAGGCGTGGGTGAGCAGGGTCGCCCCCGCCTCGAACGCCGCGACGGCCATGGCGGCGTCGGCGTCGGTGTGCCCGACCGCCGCCGCCGCGCCCGCGGCGACGATCTGCCGGACGGCGTCCAGCCCGCCGGGGAGCTCCGGGGCGATGGTGACCTGGCGCACGGTGCCCTCACCGGCCTCCAGCAGTCGCGCGACATCGGCCGCGACCGGGTGCCGCAGGAGCGAGGGCTCGTGCGCGCCGTGGTGGCCGGGGTCGAGGAACGGGCCCTCCAGGTGCGAGCCGAGCACGTCGGCATCGGTCCGGGTCAGCGCGGCGATCGTGGCGACGCTGCGCGCGAGGTCGTCGATCGTGCCCGTGACGAGGGAGATGACCGCCCTGGTCGTGCCGTGCGCGCGGTGCAGATCCCGTCCCGTCCGGATGGCGTCCACACCGTCGTCGTAGGCGGCACCCGCTCCGCCGTGGCCGTGGATGTCCACGAACCCCGGGGTGAGCAGCGCGCCGTCGCCGGCCGCGTCCCGGGCGTCCACGACCTCGGACGCCGACTCCCAGCCCGCGCCGGTGCCGCGCGCGACGATCAGGCCGTCCTCGATGCGCACCCAGCCGTCCTCGACGATCCCGCCCCGATCGACGACGCGGGCGGAGTGGATGACGAGCGAACCGGTCGCGGAGGAGAGGGTCTTCAACGGGCGCTCCAGGGGATCTCGGGGGCGGGGTGGAAATCGACCCCCTCAGCCTTCCACAGCGGCGCCAGCGCGCCGAGCCGGGGGCGGAAGGACTCCCACGTGCGTCCGGCGCCGTGGCGCGGAGACCAGGCGACCTCCGCCTGTGCCGCCGCGCGGGGGAACACGAGCCGCTCCACCTCGTCGAGCGTGCGGGTGGTCTCGGACCACAACGGGGCCTCGATGCCGAGGATCGCCTCGTCCGGCACGTCGAGGACGGCGGTCGGCTCCCACTCGTACGCGCGACGGACATCGATGATCGCCGCCCAAGTGAGGCCCAGCGGGTAGTCCGCGGTGTACTTCATGTCGAGATACGTCGCATCCGCCGCAGACATGATGAGGGCGCCGCCGCGCTCGACGAAGTGCGCGGCCTCCTCCGCATGGGTCCCGGTCGGGGTCGTCATGCCCCAGTACTGACCGACGGTGCCGGTGGCGATGTCCGCCGCCGCACCCATCTCGTGCCAGGCCACCGGGATCTTGCCCTCCTCGACGACGATCGCGGTCGCGCGCTCCGCGAAGAGGTCGAAGTCGGCCTGGGTCGTGCCCAGGGACTCGTCCCCGCCGATGTGGATGTACGGCCCCGGGGTCATCTCCGCGAGCTCGCGCACGACATCGCGGACGAAGCGATAGGTCTCCTCCTCGTGGATGCGGACGCTGGAGTGCCCGACTCCCCAGCCCAGGTAGGGCTCGCCGGCCACGGGCAGCGGCTGACCGAGTTCCTCCGACTGCGCGACCAGCGCATCGTTCAGCACCGGTGCCTCGACCAGCTCCGGGTAGGCGACGCCGATCGCGTGCGTGTGGCCGGGGAGGTCGACCTCCGGGATCACGATCATGTGGCGCGAGGCTGCGTAGGCCACGATCTCGCGGTAGTCGTCCTTGGTGTAGAAGCCGCCGGGCGCACCGTCCGCCGCGGTCGTCGCCGCCCGCTCGGTGAGCAGGGGCCAGGAATCGATGTGCACGCGCCAGCCCTGATCGTCGGTGAGGTGCAGGTGCAGATGATTGAACTTCAGGGCGCTGGTGCTGTCGATGAAGGACTTCACGTCGTCGACGCCGAAGAAGTGGCGCGCCACATCGAGCATCACGCCGCGGCGGGGGAAGCGCGGGGAGTCCGCGATGTCGGCCCGGAGCAGTCCCCAGCCCGCGTCGTCCTCGCGCAGCAGCTGCCGCAGGGTCTGGACGCCGTAGAACAGCCCCGCCTCGTCCGCGCCGACGAGGACGGCGCGGTCGCCGATCTCCAGCGTGTAGCCTTCCGGGGCCGAGGAGGCCGGGTCGAGGATCAGCTCGATCTCGGCGGGACCGGACGCGACGGCGGAGAGCCGGAGCCCGGTGCGGCGCTCGACCGCGTCGATCAGCTGCTCGGCGGCCGGGGAGGACCCGAGCACGCGCGTCGTCGCATCGACCGGCATCCGCCCTCCCCGAGCGACGGCGGACACGGGCGCTGGCACGAGCGGGAGATCGAGAGGTAGGACCATGAACAAAAACCTATCGGCCGCAGCGCGGCAAGGGAACAGCGGGATCGAAACGATTCTGCGGACGGGGGCCCCGGCTTCGACGGGGCCGCGTGCACGATGCCGCGTATCGGCTATGCTCATAACCGTCGCGACTGGCGTCTGGGTGGACAACCACCGGGGAGCGACTGACCACGGAATTCGACCGCGCGCCTGGGCCGATAGGAACACCCTGTTCGAATCCGTCGTCACAAGGAGCACGTCATGACCGACCGTTACTTCAACGCCCCGCTGTCCGAGGTCGACCCGGAGATCGCCGAGGTCCTCGATCGCGAGCTGCAGCGTCAGCAGACCTTCCTCGAGATGATCGCCTCGGAGAACTTCGTCCCCGTCTCGGTCCTGCAGTCGCAGGGCTCGGTGCTCACCAACAAGTACGCCGAGGGCTACCCCGGCCGCCGCTACTACGGGGGCTGCGAAGAGGTCGACGTCGCGGAGGAACTCGCCATCTCGCGCGCGAAGAGCCTGTTCGGCGCCGAGTTCGCCAACGTCCAGCCGCACTCCGGTGCGTCGGCGAACGCCGCGGTCCTGCACGCCATCGCGCGCCCCGGCGACACGCTCCTCGGCCTCTCGCTCGACCAGGGCGGCCACCTCACGCACGGCATGAAGATCAACTTCTCCGGTCGTCTCTACGACATCGTCGCCTACGGGGTCGACCCGGAGACCTCCACCATCGACATGGACGAGGTGCGTCGCCTCGCGCTCGAGCACAAGCCGAAGGTCATCATCGCCGGGTGGTCGGCGTACCCCCGCACGATGGACTTCGCGGCCTTCCGGGCCATCGCCGACGAGGTCGGCGCACTCCTCTGGGTCGACATGGCGCACTTCGCCGGCCTCGTCGCCGCCGGACTGCACCCGAACCCGGTGCCCCACGCGCACGTCGTCTCCTCGACCGTGCACAAGACGATCGGCGGCCCGCGCTCGGGCTTCATCCTCACCAACGACGCCGAGCTCGCCAAGAAGATCAACACCGCGGTCTTCCCGGGCCAGCAGGGCGGTCCGCTCATGCACGTGATCGCGGCCAAGGCGACCGCCTTCAAGCTCGCCGCCACGCCGGAGTTCACCGAGCGCCAGGAGCGCGTGCTGCGCGGTGCGAAGATCATCGCCGAGCGCCTCTCCCAGCAGGACGTGAAGGACGCCGGCATCGCCGTGCGCTCCGGCGGCACCGACGTGCACCTCGTGCTCGTCGACCTCCGCGACGCCGAGATCGACGGCAAGCAGGCCGAGGACCTCCTGCACGACATCCACATCACCGTGAACCGCAACGCCGTCCCGAACGACCCGCGTCCGCCGATGGTGACCTCCGGCCTCCGCATCGGCACGCCGGCCCTCGCGACGCGCGGCTTCGGCGACGCCGAGTTCACCGAGGTGGCCGACATCATCGCCCTCGCGCTGCTCCCGGGTGCCGACATCGAGGCTCTCCGCGCCCGCGTGGACGCGCTCGCCGCGGCCTTCCCGCTCTACCCGGACCTGCAGCAGTGACCGCGGTCGTCCTCGACGGCAAGGCGGCGGCGGCCGAGATCCGCGCCGAGCTGACCGAGCGTGTCGCCGCGCTGAAGGAACAGGGCGTCACCCCCGGCATCGCCACGGTGCTGGTGGGGGCCGACCCCGCCTCGCAGCTCTACGTGGGCATGAAGCATCGGCAGTCGGAGGCGATCGGGATGAACTCGATCCAGCGCGAGCTGCCGGCCGACGCCACCCAGGCCGACGTCGAAGCGCTGATCGACGAGCTCAACGCCGATCCCGCCTGCCACGGGTACATCGTGCAGCTGCCGCTGCCGAAGCACCTCGACACCGATGCGATCCTGGAGCGGATCGACCCGGCGAAGGACGCGGACGGCCTGCACCCGACCAACCTCGGGCGCCTCGTCCTCAACGTCAACGCGCCGATCCACACGCCGCTGCCGTGCACCCCGCGCGGTGTCATCGAGTTGCTGCTGCGCAACGACTACGACCTCACGGGCAAGCACGTCGTGGTCGTCGGGCGCGGCGTCACGATCGGCCGCTCGATCGGGCTGCTGCTGACCCGTCGCGACCTCAACGCCACGGTCACGCTGACCCACACCGGCACGGTCGACATGCCGCAGTATCTCCGCGAGGCCGACGTGATCGTCGCGGCGGCCGGTGTGAAGCACCTCATCCGCGCCGAGGACGTCAAGCCGGGGGCCGCTGTGCTGGACGTCGGCGTGACCCGGGAGACCGACCCCGAGACCGGGAAGAACGTCGTCTTCGGCGACGTCGCTCCCGAGGTCGCCGACGTCGCCGGGTACCTGTCGCCGAACCCGGGAGGGGTGGGGCCGATGACCGTCGCCCTGCTCATGACCAACGTCGTCGAGGCGGCCGAGCGGACGGTCTGACCTCCGCGCCACACCGCGATTCACACGAACGCCGCAGGGATCCCCGGATCCCTGCGGCGTTCGTGCGTCTCTGCGGACTCAGGCGTGACCGTGCAGCGAGCTCTCGACACCGCTGATGCGGGCCTGCTCGTCGAAGCGGACCGTGGCCGTGCCGGAGGCATCCGTCACCGTGGCGCCCGAGAACGAGGCATCCGTCCAGGTGAGGGTCCAGCCGGCGAGGCGGGCGAGGTCCCAGACGGCCGTGCGGGCGTCGGGGAGCGGCGTCTGCGCGAGGATGCGGGGGAGGGCGGCCACCGCATCCGCCACCGTGAGCGGCGCGAGCGGCGCGTCGAGCAGGAACACCGCGCGGGTGCCGCCGTCGACGGGGGCCGAGTAGTACGGGGAGCGGCCGGTGAGCTCGACCGCCACGCCGCCGATCGTGTGCGCCGCGCGGGCGATCCAGTCCGCATCGCCGGCCGCATCCGCGGGGAAGGGGACCTCGGGGGCGGTGAGCTCGGCGATGCCGTGCTGCTCGCCGTACGCGCGGAGCTGCGCGGCGACGCCCTGCGGGTCGCCCTGGGGGTGCGCCCACGCCCAGAGCAGCGAGCGCGGACCCGGCGCGATCGTCGCGATGAGATGCGCGCGGGTCACGAGCTGCCGGGTCGGGTCGGCGTTCGCGGTGAAGGTCAGGGTTCCCGCCGCGAGGTCCGCGTCCCAGCGGTGCTCGCCGAGCGCATCGGCGGCCGCGGAGAGGGCGTCCTGGCGGAGCGCGGTGAAGAGAGCGGCACGGTCGGCGAGGGGCTGCAGCGGGGGGAAGGTCATGACCACAGTCTCCCCGGAATTGCTATGAATCCGCCACTTCCGCGTGCTCCACGACGGCGGCCGCGGGGCGCCCCATCCGCCATACCGCGGGCACGAGCAGTGTGACCAGAGCGATCGTGGCATAGAGGACCGCGGAGGTGGTGAGCACGGTGGCCGGATCCGCGTGCGTGACGAGCCAGCCGTACACGAGCGTCCCGATGGGCATCACCACGAAGCTGCCGAGCATGTCGTAGCTCGCAACCCGGGAGAGCTTCTCGCCGGGGACGTTCTCCATCATGGCGAGGTTCCAGCCGGTCGCGAAGACCTCGGCCCCGGCTCCGGCGACGAACGCGGCCATCGCCAGCAGGACCACGGCCGGATGCACACCGAGGAGCGTGAGTGGCAGCGCGAACACCGCCATCCCGATCATCCCGTAGCGCAGCGGCCGGCGGAGCGGCACCCACATCAGCAGGAGGGTCATCACCAGGACCCCTGCCCCCTCCGCGCTCACGACCCACCCCCAGCCGGAGATGCCGAGCCGATCGTCGTTCTTCGCGATGTACGGTCCGACCACGCCCCAGGCGCCCACGTGGATCGCGTTCATGACCATGAAGGCCAGCACGATGGTCCACAGCCAGGAGCGGCTCCAGAACTCGTGCCAGCCCACCCGGAGGTCGTGGAACATCGTGGCCCCGCCGGTCCCCGCGGGCGGTGGGAGCTTCACGAGCGCGAGGACCGGGATCGCGAGCAGCCAGCCCGCCGCCTGCACGACCATGGCCCAGGCGGGTCCCGCGGTCGCCACCAGCACCCCGGCGATGACCGGGCCGCCGATCGTGACGGCCGAGCGGACGAACGACAGCATCGCGTTCGCCTGCTGGAGGTGCGCGGGGGTGGTCAGCTGCGGGATGATGCCCTGCATCGCCGGGAGCACGAACGCGGACGAGGCGCCGTTGATCGCGGACAGCACGGCGAGGAGCGGGACCGTGGCCGTGCCGGTGAACAGCAGGGCGGCCATCGCCCCGACCGACAGGATGTCCACGACGTAGCAGGACTGGATGATGAGGGCGCGGGGGAGCCGGTCGGCGACGACGCCGCCGAACAGGACGAACACGATATTGCTGATCGTGAAGGCCGCCAGCACGATCGAGAGCGACCGCGCGTCGTTGTCGATCTCCAGCACCGCGAACGCCAGCGCGATGGCCGACATCGAGCCCGTGACGAGCGTCAGGGCACGCGCGAGGAAGAACCACCGGAAGTTGCGGTCCTGCATCGCCGCCAGTCTGTGCACCGGCTCATCCTTCCCGGCCGTTCCGAATCACGCAAATGGCCGCAGACCGGCGGTGGATGGAGCCAGGTGCGCGACCCGAAGTCAGTAACTGGGCCGGTCGTAGGCGTCGGAGCGGGGGAGGAAGCGGGCGGCGAGGGCCTCGGACGCCCGGGCGAGGAGAGCGACGTCGGCGCCGACGGCCACGAAGTCGGCCCCCGCCGCGAGGTACGCGTCGGCGGCGGACGGGTCGAAGGCGTTCACGCCCACCGGCTTCCCGGCAGCCCGGACCGCCGCGAACACCGACTCCACGGCGGCGACCACGTCCGTATGCGTCTGCTGACCGAGCAGGCCCATCGACGCGGACAGGTCGGAGGGGCCAACGAACACCGCGTCCACCCCGTCGACCGCGGCGATGTCGGCCGCAGCCTCCACCCCCGCGACCGTCTCGATCTGCACCGTCAGCGACACGTGCTGCGCGGAGTCCGGCAGGTAGCGGTCGACGCGGTTCCAGCGGGCGCTGCGGGCGAGGGCGCTGCCGACTCCGCGGACGCCCTCGGGGGGATACCGGGTCGCGGCCACGGCGGCCCTGGCCTCGTCGGCGGACGACACCATCGGCACGATGAGGTTCTGCGCGCCGAGGTCGAGCACCTGCTTGATCGCGACCGCGTCGTTGAACGGCACCCGGACGAGAGGGGCGACCGGATAGGCCGCGACCGCCTGGAGCTGGGTCAGCACGGACTCGAGCGTGTTCGCCGAGTGCTCC is from Microbacterium sp. BLY and encodes:
- the nagA gene encoding N-acetylglucosamine-6-phosphate deacetylase, whose amino-acid sequence is MKTLSSATGSLVIHSARVVDRGGIVEDGWVRIEDGLIVARGTGAGWESASEVVDARDAAGDGALLTPGFVDIHGHGGAGAAYDDGVDAIRTGRDLHRAHGTTRAVISLVTGTIDDLARSVATIAALTRTDADVLGSHLEGPFLDPGHHGAHEPSLLRHPVAADVARLLEAGEGTVRQVTIAPELPGGLDAVRQIVAAGAAAAVGHTDADAAMAVAAFEAGATLLTHAFNAMPGIHHRAPGPVLAAAADHRVILEAIADDVHLDPRIVKLVFDAAPGRVALITDAMAAAGSADGHYDLGAVKVTVQDGVARADDTGSIAGSTLTQDVALRRAVAAGVPLPDAVRALTETPAHAIGRDAHLGALRSGMVGDAVLLDAELRVARVWTGPALPA
- a CDS encoding sigma-70 family RNA polymerase sigma factor — encoded protein: MTVHRENTTPDETIGDADLILRVRSGDRGAFGELWRRHYPSGLTVARSVTSSIDPDDLVQESYTRIYQAILKGGGPNGSFRAYLFTSIRNTAAAWGRARRETAIDELDTVADPDSTEHASNEALDRSLTAQAFRSLPSRWQEVLWYTEIEQMKPQEVGPLLGMKAGAVSQLAFRAREGLREAWIQAHLRSANPGSECQWTIEHLGAYSRGNLATRDHKRLELHLDECARCMIVAAEAKDVSKRLALVLLPLVLGVTGASGYLAALQGGGAPLVAMAAMPSPVPGAVFVGDGGAGQAAAGSGAAGSGAGSAGGTGSGAGTGGVFTGMGAVVGAGSAALVVAGVVAAAAIVPGLAGASPATSLPSASDSDPSSITTDIAPDSSLDLEQPVVIETPDADESPAPPVEEETAPPAAEETAPDVAPAAPEIPAGLPEVAPPVAPVDPVDPVDPVDPVDPVDPVDPVEPALPTEPPTWSTADFWLDDDLNWHYVVPVAGAPGTIVQALLDGSETNGGRVVLGEDGTGTIELRPSHLQFLFANLVPVTFRYLLPSGEAGPSVVTTLYSLEPQGSAGDARAAAGDPVDPIVLAEDQSTPTEAPAAAPTEEAATQAPVETMPTESQPAETAPAETAPVETAPVETAPVETAPVEPAPTAPQETVVAPETAPTDAATPTEDAPPAE
- a CDS encoding MFS transporter; amino-acid sequence: MHRLAAMQDRNFRWFFLARALTLVTGSMSAIALAFAVLEIDNDARSLSIVLAAFTISNIVFVLFGGVVADRLPRALIIQSCYVVDILSVGAMAALLFTGTATVPLLAVLSAINGASSAFVLPAMQGIIPQLTTPAHLQQANAMLSFVRSAVTIGGPVIAGVLVATAGPAWAMVVQAAGWLLAIPVLALVKLPPPAGTGGATMFHDLRVGWHEFWSRSWLWTIVLAFMVMNAIHVGAWGVVGPYIAKNDDRLGISGWGWVVSAEGAGVLVMTLLLMWVPLRRPLRYGMIGMAVFALPLTLLGVHPAVVLLAMAAFVAGAGAEVFATGWNLAMMENVPGEKLSRVASYDMLGSFVVMPIGTLVYGWLVTHADPATVLTTSAVLYATIALVTLLVPAVWRMGRPAAAVVEHAEVADS
- a CDS encoding DUF6882 domain-containing protein — protein: MTFPPLQPLADRAALFTALRQDALSAAADALGEHRWDADLAAGTLTFTANADPTRQLVTRAHLIATIAPGPRSLLWAWAHPQGDPQGVAAQLRAYGEQHGIAELTAPEVPFPADAAGDADWIARAAHTIGGVAVELTGRSPYYSAPVDGGTRAVFLLDAPLAPLTVADAVAALPRILAQTPLPDARTAVWDLARLAGWTLTWTDASFSGATVTDASGTATVRFDEQARISGVESSLHGHA
- a CDS encoding HpcH/HpaI aldolase/citrate lyase family protein; translated protein: MPLRLDPSFRAQLAASDRPFVGMWVCSGSPLLAEVAAGSGLDWLLIDMEHSANTLESVLTQLQAVAAYPVAPLVRVPFNDAVAIKQVLDLGAQNLIVPMVSSADEARAAVAATRYPPEGVRGVGSALARSARWNRVDRYLPDSAQHVSLTVQIETVAGVEAAADIAAVDGVDAVFVGPSDLSASMGLLGQQTHTDVVAAVESVFAAVRAAGKPVGVNAFDPSAADAYLAAGADFVAVGADVALLARASEALAARFLPRSDAYDRPSY
- a CDS encoding family 20 glycosylhydrolase, whose protein sequence is MVLPLDLPLVPAPVSAVARGGRMPVDATTRVLGSSPAAEQLIDAVERRTGLRLSAVASGPAEIELILDPASSAPEGYTLEIGDRAVLVGADEAGLFYGVQTLRQLLREDDAGWGLLRADIADSPRFPRRGVMLDVARHFFGVDDVKSFIDSTSALKFNHLHLHLTDDQGWRVHIDSWPLLTERAATTAADGAPGGFYTKDDYREIVAYAASRHMIVIPEVDLPGHTHAIGVAYPELVEAPVLNDALVAQSEELGQPLPVAGEPYLGWGVGHSSVRIHEEETYRFVRDVVRELAEMTPGPYIHIGGDESLGTTQADFDLFAERATAIVVEEGKIPVAWHEMGAAADIATGTVGQYWGMTTPTGTHAEEAAHFVERGGALIMSAADATYLDMKYTADYPLGLTWAAIIDVRRAYEWEPTAVLDVPDEAILGIEAPLWSETTRTLDEVERLVFPRAAAQAEVAWSPRHGAGRTWESFRPRLGALAPLWKAEGVDFHPAPEIPWSAR
- a CDS encoding bifunctional methylenetetrahydrofolate dehydrogenase/methenyltetrahydrofolate cyclohydrolase; translated protein: MTAVVLDGKAAAAEIRAELTERVAALKEQGVTPGIATVLVGADPASQLYVGMKHRQSEAIGMNSIQRELPADATQADVEALIDELNADPACHGYIVQLPLPKHLDTDAILERIDPAKDADGLHPTNLGRLVLNVNAPIHTPLPCTPRGVIELLLRNDYDLTGKHVVVVGRGVTIGRSIGLLLTRRDLNATVTLTHTGTVDMPQYLREADVIVAAAGVKHLIRAEDVKPGAAVLDVGVTRETDPETGKNVVFGDVAPEVADVAGYLSPNPGGVGPMTVALLMTNVVEAAERTV
- the glyA gene encoding serine hydroxymethyltransferase, with the protein product MTDRYFNAPLSEVDPEIAEVLDRELQRQQTFLEMIASENFVPVSVLQSQGSVLTNKYAEGYPGRRYYGGCEEVDVAEELAISRAKSLFGAEFANVQPHSGASANAAVLHAIARPGDTLLGLSLDQGGHLTHGMKINFSGRLYDIVAYGVDPETSTIDMDEVRRLALEHKPKVIIAGWSAYPRTMDFAAFRAIADEVGALLWVDMAHFAGLVAAGLHPNPVPHAHVVSSTVHKTIGGPRSGFILTNDAELAKKINTAVFPGQQGGPLMHVIAAKATAFKLAATPEFTERQERVLRGAKIIAERLSQQDVKDAGIAVRSGGTDVHLVLVDLRDAEIDGKQAEDLLHDIHITVNRNAVPNDPRPPMVTSGLRIGTPALATRGFGDAEFTEVADIIALALLPGADIEALRARVDALAAAFPLYPDLQQ